Proteins from a genomic interval of Acinonyx jubatus isolate Ajub_Pintada_27869175 chromosome B4, VMU_Ajub_asm_v1.0, whole genome shotgun sequence:
- the LOC106977501 gene encoding lysozyme-like protein 1 — MKAASILALIGCLVTVTESKVYTRCKLAKIFSRAGLDNYQGFSLGNWICMAYYESHYNTTAQTQLEDGSTDYGIFQINSFTWCRHAKLQEKNHCHVACSALLTDDLTDAIICAKKIAKETEGMNYWQGWKKHCEGKDLSEWKKGCDVS; from the exons ATGAAGGCTGCCAGCATCTTGGCCCTGATTGGCTGCCTCGTCACCGTCACTGAGTCCAAAGTCTACACTCGCTGTAAActggcaaaaatattttcaagggctGGCCTGGACAATTACCAGGGCTTTAGCCTTGGAAACT GGATCTGCATGGCATACTATGAGAGCCACTACAATACGACGGCGCAGACCCAGCTGGAGGATGGAAGCACTGACTATGGCATTTTCCAGATAAACAGCTTCACGTGGTGCAGACATGCTAAGCTACAGGAGAAGAACCACTGTCACGTCGCCTGCTCAG CCTTGCTCACTGACGACCTCACAGATGCGATTATCTGTGCCAAGAAAATTGCTAAAGAGACAGAAGGGATGAACTATTG GCAAGGCTGGAAGAAACACTGCGAGGGCAAGGACCTGTCTGAATGGAAAAAGGGATGTGACGTCTCCTGA